The following proteins come from a genomic window of Salvia hispanica cultivar TCC Black 2014 chromosome 4, UniMelb_Shisp_WGS_1.0, whole genome shotgun sequence:
- the LOC125219382 gene encoding protein BUD31 homolog 2, with the protein MPKVKTNRVKIPEGWELIEPTLRELQAKMREAENDPHDGKRKCEALWPIFKIAHQKSRYIYDLYHRRKEISKELYEFCLDQGYADRNLIAKWKKPGYERLCCLRCMQPRDHNFQTTCVCRVPKHLREEKVIECVHCGCNGCASGD; encoded by the exons ATGCCAAAGGTGAAGACAAACCGAGTAAAGATACCAGAGGGGTGGGAGTTGATTGAACCGACTCTTCGTGAACTGCAAGCAAAGATGAGAGAAG CTGAGAATGACCCACATGATGGTAAAAGGAAATGCGAGGCCCTATGGCCTATTTTCAAAATAGCCCATCAGAAGAgtagatatatatatgatcTCTATCACAGGAGGAAGGAAATCTCAAAGGAATTATATGAGTTCTGCTTGGATCAGGGTTATGCAGATCGTAACTTAATCGCTAAGTGGAAAAAG CCTGGTTATGAAAGGCTTTGTTGCCTGAGGTGCATGCAGCCTAGAGACCATAACTTTCAAACTACTTGCGTCTGCCGAGTCCCAAAGCACTTACGTGAGGAAAAGGTTATTGAATGTGTGCACTGTGGCTGTAATGGCTGTGCAAGCGGGGATTAA
- the LOC125217507 gene encoding probable indole-3-acetic acid-amido synthetase GH3.1: MADCIDERKHFNLDGDTDREAFKSKVPVVTYEDILPFIRRIADGDRSPILSSQPVSDFIISSGTSGGEGKLIPPIKQDQDIRLKQFVNSYD, translated from the exons ATGGCG GATTGCATAGATGAAAGAAAGCATTTCAATCTCGATGGCGACACGGATCGGGAGGCGTTCAAGTCAAAAGTTCCGGTGGTCACCTACGAAGATATCCTGCCTTTCATCCGACGAATAGCTGACGGAGATCGCTCCCCAATTTTGAGCTCTCAACCCGTCTCTGATTTCATCATCAG CAGCGGAACTTCAGGTGGCGAAGGAAAACTCATTCCACCCATTAAACAAGATCAGGATATCCGACTAAAGCAATTCGTGAATAGTTATGACTGA